One Streptomyces mobaraensis NBRC 13819 = DSM 40847 DNA segment encodes these proteins:
- the secD gene encoding protein translocase subunit SecD — protein sequence MAAPKKGRRSPGGQGRPGRVLAFILIAMVALVGGMFASGQTTPRLGIDLAGGTSFTLEAKNQPGQPNAITTTNMNTAAGIIERRVNGLGVTESEVQTQGKKHIIVNIPKGTNAKQAREQVGTTAQLAFRPVLVAAPAGKLPEPTPSASAGAGKDKDKGDKSKAPKDTDKAKDAEKDKKGKPSGTPTASAPGSSATPSGSHGQGRAVTEALKAPQAPKPPTPSPKPSGGPSNDLQKQFAALDCSTKEARSQAAKKASDQAKPGDDVVVCDKDGQEKLLLGPVAVEGRDVTDAKAALDTQRASGWQVQLKFNGSGAKKFADVTGKLAAKPEPQNRFAIVLDGQAVSAPRVNGPIPGGSAEISGNFDQSSADDLANILSYGALPLSFDIVTETTVSAALGGEQLRAGLIAGAIGLALVVIYLVVYYRGLALVALASLAVSAVLTYTIMVLLGKAIGFALNLPAVCGAIVAIGITADSFIVYFERVRDEIREGRSLRPAVERGWPRARRTILVSDFVSFLAAAVLFIVTVGKVQGFAFTLGLTTLLDVVVVFFFTKPLMTLLARRKFFASGHPWSGLDPKRLGAKPPLRASRRRPSAPVDPKEA from the coding sequence GTGGCAGCACCGAAGAAGGGCCGCAGGTCCCCGGGCGGCCAGGGCAGGCCGGGCAGAGTCCTGGCCTTCATCCTGATCGCCATGGTGGCGCTCGTCGGGGGAATGTTCGCCTCCGGGCAGACCACCCCCCGCCTGGGCATCGACCTGGCGGGCGGCACGAGCTTCACGCTCGAGGCGAAGAACCAGCCGGGTCAGCCCAACGCGATCACCACGACCAACATGAACACGGCCGCGGGCATCATCGAGCGGCGTGTCAACGGTCTCGGCGTGACCGAGTCCGAGGTCCAGACGCAGGGCAAGAAGCACATCATCGTGAACATCCCCAAGGGGACGAACGCGAAGCAGGCCCGTGAGCAGGTCGGCACCACCGCCCAGCTCGCCTTCCGCCCGGTGCTCGTCGCCGCGCCCGCCGGCAAGCTGCCCGAGCCCACGCCGAGCGCGTCGGCCGGCGCCGGCAAGGACAAGGACAAGGGCGACAAGAGCAAGGCCCCCAAGGACACGGACAAGGCGAAGGACGCCGAGAAGGACAAGAAGGGCAAGCCTTCGGGCACGCCCACCGCGTCCGCCCCCGGCTCCTCGGCCACCCCGTCCGGCTCCCACGGCCAGGGCCGGGCCGTCACGGAGGCCCTGAAGGCCCCGCAGGCGCCCAAGCCGCCCACGCCGTCCCCCAAGCCCTCGGGCGGCCCCTCCAACGACCTGCAGAAGCAGTTCGCGGCCCTGGACTGCTCCACCAAGGAAGCCCGCTCCCAGGCGGCGAAGAAGGCCAGCGACCAGGCCAAGCCCGGGGACGACGTCGTGGTCTGCGACAAGGACGGCCAGGAGAAGCTGCTCCTCGGTCCCGTCGCGGTCGAGGGCCGGGACGTCACCGACGCCAAGGCCGCCCTCGACACCCAGCGGGCCAGCGGCTGGCAGGTGCAGCTGAAGTTCAACGGCAGCGGCGCCAAGAAGTTCGCCGACGTCACCGGCAAGCTCGCCGCCAAGCCCGAGCCGCAGAACCGGTTCGCGATCGTCCTGGACGGCCAGGCCGTCTCCGCCCCCCGGGTCAATGGCCCGATCCCCGGCGGCAGCGCCGAGATCAGCGGCAACTTCGACCAGTCCAGCGCTGACGACCTCGCCAACATCCTGTCGTACGGCGCCCTGCCGCTGTCGTTCGACATCGTCACGGAGACCACCGTCTCCGCCGCGCTCGGCGGCGAGCAGCTGCGCGCCGGTCTGATCGCGGGTGCCATCGGCCTCGCGCTCGTCGTGATCTACCTGGTGGTCTACTACCGCGGCCTCGCGCTCGTCGCGCTCGCCAGCCTCGCGGTCTCCGCGGTGCTGACGTACACGATCATGGTGTTGCTGGGCAAGGCCATCGGGTTCGCCCTGAACCTCCCGGCCGTCTGTGGTGCCATCGTGGCCATCGGCATCACCGCCGACTCGTTCATCGTCTACTTCGAGCGGGTCCGGGACGAGATCCGCGAGGGCCGCAGCCTGCGCCCCGCCGTGGAGCGCGGCTGGCCGCGCGCCCGCCGGACGATCCTGGTCTCCGACTTCGTGTCCTTCCTCGCCGCCGCGGTGCTCTTCATCGTCACCGTCGGCAAGGTCCAGGGCTTCGCGTTCACCCTCGGTCTGACCACGCTGCTCGACGTCGTCGTGGTCTTCTTCTTCACCAAGCCGCTGATGACGCTCCTCGCCCGCCGCAAGTTCTTCGCGAGCGGTCACCCCTGGTCCGGTCTCGACCCCAAGCGGCTCGGCGCCAAGCCGCCGCTGCGGGCCTCCCGCCGTCGTCCCTCCGCCCCTGTCGACCCGAAGGAGGCGTGA
- the yajC gene encoding preprotein translocase subunit YajC, with protein sequence MNIVTLLPFIVLIGAMFLMTRSAKNKQRQAAQMRDQMQPGTGVRTIGGMYATVKEVSEDSVLLEVAPGVHAIYAKNAIGAVLPDDEYNRIIHGIEGSDDDAPVVPDDLSSLTEGADKDGAAEKAGEKKIDLGKDTSGDAPAKADASAEDEAVTAEKPADAAKAEPKAEPKDGKRDGGSDAK encoded by the coding sequence GTGAATATCGTGACTCTCCTGCCGTTCATCGTGCTCATCGGGGCCATGTTCCTGATGACCCGGTCGGCCAAGAACAAGCAGCGCCAGGCTGCGCAGATGCGCGACCAGATGCAGCCGGGCACCGGTGTGCGGACGATCGGCGGCATGTACGCCACCGTCAAGGAGGTCAGCGAGGACTCGGTCCTCCTGGAGGTCGCCCCGGGCGTGCACGCGATCTACGCGAAGAACGCCATCGGCGCCGTCCTGCCGGACGACGAGTACAACCGCATCATCCACGGCATCGAGGGCTCCGACGACGACGCCCCGGTCGTCCCGGACGACCTCTCCTCGCTGACCGAGGGGGCCGACAAGGACGGGGCGGCCGAGAAGGCCGGCGAGAAGAAGATCGACCTCGGCAAGGACACCTCCGGCGACGCCCCCGCGAAGGCCGACGCCTCCGCCGAGGACGAGGCCGTGACGGCGGAGAAGCCCGCGGACGCCGCCAAGGCGGAGCCCAAGGCCGAGCCGAAGGACGGCAAGCGGGACGGCGGCTCCGACGCGAAGTAG
- the ruvB gene encoding Holliday junction branch migration DNA helicase RuvB encodes MDFVPPPGERLVGAVADHDDQAVEAALRPKDLSEFVGQERVREQLDLVLKAARQRGATADHILLSGAPGLGKTTLSMIIAAEMGAPIRITSGPAIQHAGDLAAILSSLTEGEVLFLDEIHRMSRPAEEMLYMAMEDFRVDVIVGKGPGATAIPLELPPFTLVGATTRAGLLPPPLRDRFGFTGHMEFYAPAELERVVRRSAGLLDVAVDDDGAAEIAGRSRGTPRIANRLLRRVRDYAQVKADGRITRETAAQALEVYEVDARGLDRLDRAVLTALLKLFGGGPVGLSTLAVAVGEERETVEEVAEPFLVREGLLARTPRGRIATPAAWEHLGMVPPQVAGGAGGIGQGGPGQRSLFAE; translated from the coding sequence GTGGACTTCGTACCTCCCCCGGGCGAACGGCTCGTCGGGGCCGTCGCCGACCATGACGACCAGGCCGTCGAAGCCGCCCTGCGGCCCAAGGACCTGAGCGAGTTCGTCGGCCAGGAGCGGGTGCGCGAACAGCTCGACCTGGTGCTCAAGGCGGCCCGGCAGCGTGGCGCCACGGCTGACCACATCCTGCTCTCCGGCGCCCCCGGGCTCGGCAAGACCACCCTCTCGATGATCATCGCCGCCGAGATGGGCGCCCCCATCCGCATCACCTCCGGCCCCGCCATCCAGCACGCGGGCGACCTCGCGGCGATCCTCTCCTCGCTCACCGAGGGCGAGGTCCTCTTCCTCGACGAGATCCACCGGATGTCCCGGCCCGCCGAGGAGATGCTGTACATGGCGATGGAGGACTTCCGCGTCGACGTCATCGTCGGCAAGGGCCCCGGCGCCACCGCCATCCCCCTGGAGCTGCCGCCCTTCACCCTGGTCGGCGCCACCACCCGCGCCGGTCTGCTGCCGCCCCCGCTGCGCGACCGCTTCGGCTTCACCGGGCACATGGAGTTCTACGCGCCCGCCGAGCTGGAGCGCGTCGTCCGGCGGTCCGCCGGCCTGCTCGACGTGGCCGTGGACGACGACGGGGCGGCCGAGATCGCCGGGCGTTCCCGCGGCACGCCCCGGATCGCCAACCGGCTGCTGCGCCGGGTCCGCGACTACGCCCAGGTGAAGGCCGACGGCCGGATCACCCGGGAGACCGCGGCGCAGGCCCTGGAGGTGTACGAGGTGGACGCCCGCGGCCTGGACCGGCTGGACCGGGCCGTGCTCACCGCGCTCCTCAAGCTGTTCGGCGGCGGTCCGGTCGGCCTGTCCACGCTGGCCGTGGCCGTCGGCGAGGAGCGGGAGACCGTCGAGGAGGTCGCCGAGCCCTTCCTCGTCCGGGAGGGGCTGCTGGCCCGCACCCCCCGGGGCCGGATCGCCACGCCCGCCGCCTGGGAGCACCTGGGGATGGTGCCGCCGCAGGTCGCCGGGGGTGCGGGCGGGATCGGACAGGGCGGGCCCGGGCAGCGTTCCCTGTTCGCGGAGTGA
- the ruvA gene encoding Holliday junction branch migration protein RuvA — protein sequence MIAFVSGPVAALAPDTAVVEVGGVGMAVQCTPTTLATLRVGESARLATSLVVREDSLTLYGFADDDERQTFELLQTASGVGPRLAQAMLAVHSPDALRRAFAAGDEKALTAVPGIGKKGAQKLLLELKDRLGEPVGSAPAAAVSSAPAGWREQLHAALVGLGYAPRDAEEAVEAVAPQAAAAGGAPQVGQLLRAALQTLNRAR from the coding sequence ATGATCGCCTTCGTCTCCGGCCCCGTCGCCGCCCTCGCCCCGGACACCGCCGTCGTCGAGGTCGGCGGCGTCGGCATGGCCGTCCAGTGCACGCCCACCACGCTCGCCACGCTCCGCGTGGGGGAGTCGGCGCGGCTGGCCACCTCCCTCGTCGTCCGCGAGGACTCCCTGACCCTCTACGGCTTCGCCGACGACGACGAGCGGCAGACGTTCGAGCTGCTGCAGACCGCGAGCGGGGTCGGGCCGCGGCTCGCCCAGGCGATGCTGGCCGTGCACTCTCCGGACGCGCTGCGGCGGGCGTTCGCCGCCGGTGACGAGAAGGCGCTCACCGCCGTGCCCGGCATCGGCAAGAAGGGGGCGCAGAAGCTGCTGCTGGAGCTCAAGGACCGGCTGGGGGAGCCGGTGGGTTCCGCGCCCGCCGCCGCCGTCTCCTCGGCGCCCGCCGGCTGGCGCGAGCAGCTGCACGCCGCGCTCGTGGGGCTCGGGTATGCGCCGCGTGACGCGGAGGAAGCCGTCGAGGCCGTCGCGCCGCAGGCGGCGGCCGCGGGGGGTGCTCCGCAGGTCGGGCAGTTGTTGCGGGCTGCTCTGCAGACGCTGAACCGGGCCCGGTGA
- the ruvC gene encoding crossover junction endodeoxyribonuclease RuvC — MRVLGVDPGLTRCGVGVVEGTAGRPLRMLGVGVVRTPAEADTAERLVLVERGIEEWLDEHRPEYVAVERVFSQHNVRTVMGTAQASAVAMLCAARRGLPVALHTPSEVKAAVTGSGRADKAQVGSMVTRLLRLDAPPKPADAADALALAICHIWRAPATGRLQQAVAAHRRTTAPVRLPKGTR, encoded by the coding sequence GTGCGCGTGCTGGGGGTGGACCCGGGGCTGACGCGGTGCGGCGTCGGCGTCGTCGAGGGGACGGCGGGACGACCGCTGCGCATGCTGGGCGTCGGTGTCGTCCGGACGCCCGCCGAGGCGGACACCGCCGAGCGGCTGGTCCTCGTGGAGCGCGGCATAGAGGAGTGGCTGGACGAGCACCGGCCCGAGTACGTCGCCGTCGAGCGCGTCTTCAGCCAGCACAACGTCCGCACGGTCATGGGCACCGCCCAGGCCAGCGCCGTCGCCATGCTGTGCGCCGCCCGCCGCGGGCTGCCCGTCGCGCTGCACACCCCCAGCGAGGTCAAGGCGGCCGTCACCGGCTCGGGCCGGGCCGACAAGGCCCAGGTGGGCTCCATGGTCACCCGGCTGCTGCGGCTCGACGCGCCCCCCAAGCCGGCCGACGCCGCCGACGCCCTCGCGCTGGCCATCTGCCACATCTGGCGGGCCCCGGCCACCGGCCGCCTCCAGCAGGCGGTCGCCGCCCACCGCCGCACCACCGCTCCCGTACGCCTCCCGAAGGGCACCCGATGA
- a CDS encoding YebC/PmpR family DNA-binding transcriptional regulator, translating to MSGHSKWATTKHKKAVIDAKRGKLFAKLIKNIEVAARMGGADLDGNPTLYDAVQKAKKQSVPNKNIDSAIKRGAGLEAGGADYETIMYEGYGPNGVAVLIECLTDNRNRAAGDVRVAMTRNGGSMADPGSVSYLFNRKGVVIVPKGELTEDDVLGAVLDAGAEEVNDLGENFEVLSEATDLVAVRTALQEAGIDYDSAEANFVPTMQVQLDEEGARKIFKLIDALEDSDDVQNVFANFDVSDDVMAKVDA from the coding sequence ATGTCCGGCCACTCTAAATGGGCTACGACGAAGCACAAGAAGGCCGTGATCGACGCCAAGCGTGGCAAGCTCTTCGCGAAGCTGATCAAGAACATCGAGGTCGCGGCCCGTATGGGCGGTGCCGACCTGGACGGTAACCCGACCCTTTACGACGCCGTTCAGAAGGCCAAGAAGCAGTCGGTTCCGAACAAGAACATCGACTCCGCGATCAAGCGTGGTGCCGGTCTGGAGGCCGGTGGCGCCGACTACGAGACGATCATGTACGAGGGCTACGGCCCCAACGGCGTGGCCGTCCTCATCGAGTGCCTCACCGACAACCGCAACCGCGCCGCCGGTGACGTCCGCGTCGCCATGACCCGCAACGGCGGCTCGATGGCCGACCCGGGCTCGGTCTCCTACCTCTTCAACCGCAAGGGCGTCGTGATCGTCCCCAAGGGCGAGCTGACCGAGGACGACGTCCTCGGCGCGGTCCTGGACGCCGGTGCCGAAGAGGTCAACGACCTCGGCGAGAACTTCGAGGTCCTCAGCGAGGCCACCGACCTGGTCGCGGTCCGCACCGCGCTCCAGGAGGCGGGCATCGACTACGACTCCGCCGAGGCCAACTTCGTCCCCACCATGCAGGTGCAGCTGGACGAGGAGGGCGCGCGCAAGATCTTCAAGCTGATCGACGCCCTGGAGGACAGCGACGACGTCCAGAACGTCTTCGCCAACTTCGACGTCTCCGACGACGTCATGGCGAAGGTCGACGCCTGA
- the pdxT gene encoding pyridoxal 5'-phosphate synthase glutaminase subunit PdxT, producing MSTPTIGVLALQGDVREHLVALAAADATARPVRRPEELAEVDGLVIPGGESTTMSKLAVVFGMLEPLRERVRSGMPVYGTCAGMIMLADKILDGREDQETLGGIDMIVRRNAFGRQNESFEASVAMSGVEGGPVEGVFIRAPWVESTGADVEVLAVHEGHTVAVRQANVLATSFHPELTGDHRVHGLFVDMVRAARG from the coding sequence GTGTCCACCCCCACCATCGGTGTCCTCGCCCTCCAGGGCGACGTCCGCGAGCACCTCGTGGCCCTGGCGGCCGCCGACGCGACGGCCCGTCCGGTCCGCCGCCCCGAGGAGCTCGCCGAGGTCGACGGCCTGGTGATACCCGGCGGCGAGTCCACCACCATGTCCAAGCTGGCCGTGGTCTTCGGCATGCTGGAACCGCTCCGCGAGCGGGTGCGCTCCGGGATGCCGGTCTACGGCACCTGCGCCGGCATGATCATGCTCGCCGACAAGATCCTGGACGGCCGTGAGGACCAGGAGACCCTCGGCGGCATCGACATGATCGTGCGCCGCAACGCCTTCGGCCGCCAGAACGAGTCGTTCGAGGCGTCCGTCGCGATGTCCGGCGTCGAGGGCGGCCCGGTCGAGGGCGTCTTCATCCGCGCCCCCTGGGTCGAGTCCACCGGGGCCGACGTCGAGGTCCTGGCCGTGCACGAGGGCCACACCGTCGCCGTGCGCCAGGCGAACGTGCTGGCCACGTCCTTCCACCCGGAGCTGACCGGCGACCACCGGGTGCACGGGCTGTTCGTGGACATGGTCCGCGCCGCGCGGGGCTGA
- the pdxS gene encoding pyridoxal 5'-phosphate synthase lyase subunit PdxS: MSTTSTSPNPETGTARVKRGMAEQLKGGVIMDVVNAEQAKIAEDAGAVAVMALERVPADIRKDGGVARMSDPNMIEEIIGAVSIPVMAKSRIGHFVEAQVLQSLGVDYIDESEVLTPADEVNHSDKWAFTTPFVCGATNLGEALRRIAEGAAMIRSKGEAGTGNVVEAVRHLRQIKNEIGKLRALDNNELFAAAKELRAPYELVKEVAELGKLPVVLFSAGGVATPADAALMRQLGAEGVFVGSGIFKSGDPAKRAAAIVKATTFYDDPKVIADASRNLGEAMVGINCDTLPEAERYANRGW; the protein is encoded by the coding sequence GTGTCCACCACCAGCACGTCCCCCAACCCCGAGACCGGCACCGCGCGCGTGAAGCGCGGCATGGCCGAGCAGCTCAAGGGCGGCGTGATCATGGACGTCGTCAACGCCGAGCAGGCGAAGATCGCCGAAGACGCGGGCGCGGTGGCGGTCATGGCCCTGGAGCGGGTCCCGGCCGACATCCGCAAGGACGGCGGCGTGGCCCGGATGTCCGACCCGAACATGATCGAAGAGATCATCGGCGCCGTCTCCATCCCCGTGATGGCCAAGTCGCGCATCGGCCACTTCGTCGAGGCCCAGGTGCTCCAGTCGCTCGGTGTCGACTACATCGACGAGTCCGAGGTCCTGACCCCGGCCGACGAGGTCAACCACAGCGACAAGTGGGCCTTCACCACCCCGTTCGTCTGCGGTGCCACCAACCTGGGCGAGGCCCTGCGCCGCATCGCCGAGGGCGCGGCCATGATCCGTTCCAAGGGCGAGGCCGGCACCGGCAACGTCGTCGAGGCCGTCCGCCACCTGCGCCAGATCAAGAACGAGATCGGCAAGCTGCGCGCCCTGGACAACAACGAGCTCTTCGCCGCCGCCAAGGAGCTGCGCGCCCCCTACGAGCTGGTCAAGGAGGTCGCCGAGCTCGGCAAGCTGCCGGTCGTGCTGTTCTCCGCCGGTGGCGTCGCCACCCCGGCCGACGCCGCGCTGATGCGCCAGCTCGGCGCCGAGGGCGTCTTCGTCGGCTCCGGCATCTTCAAGTCCGGCGACCCGGCCAAGCGCGCCGCGGCCATCGTGAAGGCCACCACCTTCTACGACGACCCGAAGGTCATCGCGGACGCCTCCCGCAACCTGGGCGAGGCCATGGTCGGCATCAACTGCGACACCCTCCCCGAGGCCGAGCGGTACGCCAACCGCGGCTGGTAG
- a CDS encoding VC0807 family protein encodes MRPHVPRARRALLTTPLVVIVLPLVLYYVLRAQGAPAWQALLLSSLPPVAHSVTAALRDHRVGYVDLLVIGLLLISAGTSLVSGDPRVLLLKDAALPAALGLGMGATLWAARPFAFQFGHQFRSGAAAEQAEGYWRESPAFRQALRSLTLLWAGAELLDALLSTTEALFLPVDAVPLLGRVQSLAVVGAVAVLSIRRSRRFRDRHGIPLFGFREPAGAGEEADIRHRAPDPV; translated from the coding sequence ATGCGACCGCACGTTCCGCGCGCCAGGCGCGCTCTGCTCACCACACCGCTCGTCGTCATCGTCCTCCCGCTGGTGCTGTACTACGTGCTCCGCGCCCAGGGAGCCCCCGCGTGGCAGGCGTTGCTGCTCAGCAGCCTTCCGCCGGTCGCGCACTCCGTGACCGCCGCCCTCCGGGACCACCGGGTCGGGTACGTGGACCTGCTGGTGATCGGCCTGCTGCTGATATCCGCGGGGACCTCGCTGGTCAGCGGGGATCCCCGGGTGCTGCTGCTGAAGGACGCGGCGCTCCCGGCGGCCCTCGGGCTGGGCATGGGGGCGACGCTGTGGGCCGCCCGGCCGTTCGCCTTCCAGTTCGGCCACCAGTTCCGCTCCGGCGCGGCGGCGGAGCAGGCGGAGGGGTACTGGCGGGAGTCCCCCGCCTTCCGGCAGGCCCTGCGGTCGCTCACGCTGCTGTGGGCCGGCGCGGAACTGCTCGACGCGCTGCTGAGCACGACGGAGGCGCTGTTCCTGCCCGTCGACGCGGTACCGCTGCTCGGCCGCGTCCAGTCGCTGGCCGTCGTGGGCGCGGTGGCGGTCCTCAGCATCCGCCGCAGCCGGCGGTTCCGCGACCGGCACGGGATACCGCTGTTCGGCTTCCGGGAGCCGGCGGGGGCCGGGGAGGAGGCGGACATACGGCACCGGGCCCCGGATCCGGTGTGA
- a CDS encoding glycosyltransferase family 4 protein has translation MRIGIVCPYSWDVPGGVQFHIRDLAEHLIRRGHEVSVLAPADDGTPLPPFVVSAGRAVPVPYNGSVARLNFGFLSAARVRRWLHDGDFDVIHIHEPTSPSLGLLACWAAQGPIVATFHTSNPRSRAMIAAYPILQPALEKISARIAVSEYARRTLVEHLGGDAVVIPNGVDVGFFARAEPRPEWTGMGTGTVTGTGAGAGDASPAPDAEVPADAEPVSPEPASPEPGASQPAGARPGMTGSGRPATIGFIGRIDEPRKGLPVLMRALPKILAERPGTRLLVAGRGDEEEAVAALPPEARDAVEFLGMISDEDKARLLRSVDLYVAPNTGGESFGIILVEAMSAGAPVLASDLDAFAQVLDRGAAGELFANEDADALAAAAVRLLADPARRAELSERGSRHVRRFDWSTVGADILAVYETVTAGAASVATDERTGLRARLGLARD, from the coding sequence GTGAGGATCGGGATCGTCTGCCCCTACTCGTGGGACGTGCCCGGTGGCGTCCAGTTCCACATCCGCGACCTCGCCGAGCACCTCATCCGCCGGGGGCACGAGGTCTCCGTCCTGGCTCCGGCCGACGACGGGACGCCGCTGCCGCCGTTCGTGGTCTCCGCCGGCCGAGCCGTACCCGTCCCCTACAACGGCTCGGTGGCCCGCCTCAACTTCGGCTTCCTCTCCGCCGCCCGGGTGCGCCGCTGGCTCCACGACGGTGACTTCGACGTCATCCACATCCACGAACCCACCTCCCCCTCGCTGGGACTGCTGGCCTGCTGGGCCGCCCAGGGGCCCATCGTCGCCACCTTCCACACCTCCAACCCCCGTTCCCGGGCGATGATCGCCGCCTATCCGATCCTCCAGCCCGCCCTGGAGAAGATCAGCGCGCGCATCGCCGTGAGCGAGTACGCCCGCAGGACCCTGGTCGAGCACCTGGGCGGGGACGCGGTCGTCATCCCCAACGGCGTCGACGTCGGCTTCTTCGCCCGCGCCGAGCCGCGCCCGGAGTGGACGGGCATGGGTACCGGCACCGTCACCGGGACGGGCGCGGGTGCCGGTGACGCGTCCCCGGCTCCCGACGCGGAGGTGCCCGCCGACGCCGAGCCCGTTTCCCCCGAGCCCGCTTCTCCGGAGCCCGGTGCCTCGCAGCCGGCCGGCGCCCGGCCCGGTATGACCGGTTCCGGCCGCCCGGCGACGATCGGCTTCATCGGCCGGATCGACGAGCCCCGCAAGGGCCTGCCCGTCCTGATGCGCGCCCTGCCGAAGATCCTCGCCGAGCGCCCCGGCACGCGGCTGCTGGTGGCCGGGCGCGGCGACGAGGAGGAGGCCGTCGCCGCCCTGCCCCCCGAGGCGCGGGACGCCGTCGAGTTCCTCGGCATGATCAGTGACGAGGACAAGGCCCGGCTGCTCCGCAGCGTCGACCTGTACGTGGCACCCAACACCGGCGGCGAGTCCTTCGGCATCATCCTCGTCGAGGCGATGTCGGCCGGCGCTCCCGTCCTCGCCAGCGACCTGGACGCCTTCGCCCAGGTCCTCGACCGGGGCGCCGCCGGGGAGCTGTTCGCCAACGAGGACGCCGACGCGCTGGCCGCGGCGGCCGTCCGCCTCCTCGCCGACCCCGCCCGCCGGGCGGAGCTGAGCGAGCGGGGCAGCCGGCACGTCCGGCGCTTCGACTGGTCGACCGTCGGCGCCGACATCCTCGCCGTCTACGAGACGGTCACCGCCGGAGCGGCCTCCGTGGCCACGGACGAACGCACCGGCCTGCGCGCCCGATTGGGCCTCGCCCGGGACTGA
- the pgsA gene encoding phosphatidylinositol phosphate synthase, with protein sequence MLNKYARAFFTRVLTPFAALLIRLGVSPDAVTLIGTGGVVAGALVFYPMGEFFWGTVTITLFVFSDLVDGNMARQLGRSSRWGAFLDSTLDRVADAAIFGGLALWYASYEGHDILLCAVSIFCLASGQVVSYTKARGESIGLPVKVNGLVERAERLVISLVACGLSGLHKFGVPGIQVLLPIALWIVAAGSLVTLIQRVVTVRREAAEADAALPVGGGETG encoded by the coding sequence ATGCTGAACAAGTACGCGCGTGCGTTCTTCACGCGTGTTCTCACGCCGTTCGCCGCCCTGCTCATCCGCCTCGGCGTCAGTCCCGACGCGGTGACCCTCATCGGTACCGGTGGTGTGGTGGCGGGCGCGCTGGTCTTCTACCCCATGGGCGAGTTCTTCTGGGGCACGGTCACCATCACCCTGTTCGTCTTCTCCGACCTGGTCGACGGGAACATGGCGCGGCAGCTCGGCCGCTCCAGCCGGTGGGGGGCGTTCCTCGACTCCACGCTGGACCGGGTGGCCGACGCGGCCATCTTCGGCGGCCTCGCCCTGTGGTACGCGAGCTACGAGGGGCACGACATCCTGCTGTGCGCGGTGTCGATCTTCTGCCTCGCCAGCGGCCAGGTGGTGTCGTACACCAAGGCGCGCGGGGAGAGCATCGGCCTCCCGGTGAAGGTCAACGGTCTGGTCGAACGTGCGGAGCGGCTGGTCATCTCGCTGGTGGCGTGCGGGCTCTCGGGGCTGCACAAGTTCGGCGTCCCGGGCATCCAGGTGCTGCTGCCGATCGCGTTGTGGATCGTGGCCGCGGGCAGTCTCGTGACACTGATCCAGCGCGTGGTGACCGTCCGCCGCGAGGCGGCCGAGGCGGACGCCGCGCTGCCGGTGGGAGGGGGAGAGACCGGGTGA